Within Corynebacterium timonense, the genomic segment GGTCCTCAATGAACTGCCCGCGCCCATCGTCGGAGGTGTACAGGCCGATCTTGCCGTCGTACGGCATGACGATGGCCGCGCGAGCGCCCTGCACCTCGGGGTGGTTGGCCCTGAAGTCTTCGAAGACCTGCTCGGTCTGTTCCACGAGGTCGCGGCCCTCGGCCGACTTGTCCACGGCGTCGGCGATGGTCTCCACCTGCGCTTCCCACGGCACCTGCCAGTCGTCGTACTCCGCCGGCTTCACGGTCGTCGGCGCGATGTTTTCCAGGGACTCTTGCGCCTCAACGTCGACGGCTTGGTTCACGGCGACGATGTGGGTGGGGTCGACCGCCGAGACCTGTTCCAGGATGTCTGCGGTGAACCCACTGGCAACGTTGTAGATGACCTCCGGCTGGGCGTCGCCGAGCAGGTCCTCGGCCCACGGGCCAACACCGGAGGGGCCGACGTCGCCCTCCGCACCCCACGGCGCGACGGCGACAGGGGTGATGCCGAGGGCCAGCAATGTGTCCGCGTCGCCCAAGCCGAGGCTGGCGACACGCATCTCACTGTCGTCGCCCTCAGCCTGCGTCGAGTCCCCCTCGCCGCGGGAGCAGCCCGCCAGCGCGAGCGTGGCGGCGGTGAGGGCGGCCACGATGCCCGTGGCGCGCTTGTTCAAAAACATCATTGCGTGTGTCCTTCTGTAGGCCGTCCGATTTACACCACATGGGTATGTGCAAATTGTGGTGACTGTCGTATAGTAGGACGCGCACCTGACGTAATGCAAGCCTTACCTCACACACCCTAGGTCACAGAGCATGCCCACACACCTTTTGCACCCCGTCACCCTCGTCGCAAACGAGCAGCTCAAGCCGCGACTGCACCGCCTCACCTTCACCGCAGAGGCCTTCGCCGACTACCCCCTGAGCGGCCCCGACGAGTACTTCGGTCTGCTCATGCCACAGCCGGGCCAGTCCTTCCGGCCCTTCGAGCTCACCGGAATCAACATCCGCGCGGCCGTCGCCACCATGCCCGAAGCGACGCGGCCCGACCTACGGTGGTACACCATTCGCAGCCTCGATAGGGCGCAGAAGCGTATCGACGTCGACGTGGTCACCCACGGCGACTCCGGCCCCGGTTCCCGCTGGATCCGCCGGGCCCGCCCGGGCGACACGGCCGGAATGTTCACCTGCCCCGCCCTGTGGACCCCGCCAACGACCTCGCAGCTTCTCCTCGCGGACGCATCGGCCCTCCCGGCGATGCGCCACATCCTTGACTACCAGCAGGCAAACGCCCCCGAAGCGCTGGCGCAGACCCACGTTGTCGCCGTGGTCACCGACCCCGCGGAAGTCGAGGACGGGCTCGCCGAGCAGTGGGGCGAGAAGCTAGCCTCCTTCACCTTCGTCGAGGCGCCGAAAACCGCCGAGACCGAGGCCACCCTCGCCGCGCTCCACGCCCTCTTCGACACCGCGGCCGGGGACAAGCCGCGCTCCGTGTGGGTTTCTGGCGAAGGCAACCTGACCAAGGCGGTCCGCGCGCTCGCCGTCAAGGAGTGGGGCCTTGACCCTGCCGACGTCACGTGGGTGCCCTT encodes:
- a CDS encoding ABC transporter substrate-binding protein; the encoded protein is MMFLNKRATGIVAALTAATLALAGCSRGEGDSTQAEGDDSEMRVASLGLGDADTLLALGITPVAVAPWGAEGDVGPSGVGPWAEDLLGDAQPEVIYNVASGFTADILEQVSAVDPTHIVAVNQAVDVEAQESLENIAPTTVKPAEYDDWQVPWEAQVETIADAVDKSAEGRDLVEQTEQVFEDFRANHPEVQGARAAIVMPYDGKIGLYTSDDGRGQFIEDLGFVIPDELEGDGSTFFVDYAPENYTELNNVDYLFVLDYNGLVDQVKNDPIFQDLEVVKDGRVRYLDTDTGNALSMPNPVTIPWVAERFEEQLN
- a CDS encoding siderophore-interacting protein → MPTHLLHPVTLVANEQLKPRLHRLTFTAEAFADYPLSGPDEYFGLLMPQPGQSFRPFELTGINIRAAVATMPEATRPDLRWYTIRSLDRAQKRIDVDVVTHGDSGPGSRWIRRARPGDTAGMFTCPALWTPPTTSQLLLADASALPAMRHILDYQQANAPEALAQTHVVAVVTDPAEVEDGLAEQWGEKLASFTFVEAPKTAETEATLAALHALFDTAAGDKPRSVWVSGEGNLTKAVRALAVKEWGLDPADVTWVPFWFHGKARP